The DNA region ATTTTCCATGCATCCGCTTGATCTGAAAGACCTTCAGCAACCAGATGCAAATGATCCGGCATGAATACATACGCCCAATTCCTGCAAAAGTGCTTTTCATCCGCCTTTTTAAGAATTTTGATGAATTCATTCATGATCTGTTTATTAGTAAAAACCACTTTTCTTCCTTTAATACAGAGAGTAAAGGTTACTCTTATTTGTCCTTTATACCGCTCAAGGGGCAGGCGATGTTTTTTTTCTCTTATATTTTTGTCGATCATCTTATTTCGCAGGCTGAAGCCTGCGGCTACCGTTAACCGACTCTTTCATCCTTAACTACTCTGCCGTCCATCAAGAATATTTTGCGTTTCAAATATTTAATTACTTTCTCGTCATGAGTGGCAAAAATAAATGTGGATTTGAGTTCCTCGTTGAGCTTCACCATCATAGCAAGAATATTGAACGAGTTATTTGCATCAAGGTTTGCAGTCGGCTCATCGGCAAGGATAAGTTCGGGTTTTTTTACTATTGCCCGTGCGATAGCGACACGCTGGCATTCGCCTCCCGAAAGCTGAGAAGGCCGGGAATTTATTTTATCCGTAAGATGCACCCATTCAATTGCGTCTAGTATCTTTTCCTTTCTTTCTTCAGAAGACATTTTGATTAAAAGCAGCGGAAATTCCACGTTTTCATAA from Elusimicrobiota bacterium includes:
- a CDS encoding transposase encodes the protein MIDKNIREKKHRLPLERYKGQIRVTFTLCIKGRKVVFTNKQIMNEFIKILKKADEKHFCRNWAYVFMPDHLHLVAEGLSDQADAWKMINLFKQKTGFWLAKNKPDIKWQKDFFDHIHREEDDLKKHIAYILKNPLRKGLVCDWKDYPFKGSLDFSLEDIL
- a CDS encoding ABC transporter ATP-binding protein, with the protein product MEIIRVENMTKRYPIAGTEFTALSNINLTFEKGDFCGVIGPSGSGKTTLLNIIGSLDVPSTGSTLVLGNQIEKLSEKAAANLRSAHMGFIFQTYNLLPVYTVYENVEFPLLLIKMSSEERKEKILDAIEWVHLTDKINSRPSQLSGGECQRVAIARAIVKKPELILADEPTANLDANNSFNILAMMVKLNEELKSTFIFATHDEKVIKYLKRKIFLMDGRVVKDERVG